In the Flavobacterium sp. J372 genome, one interval contains:
- the folK gene encoding 2-amino-4-hydroxy-6-hydroxymethyldihydropteridine diphosphokinase: MKFQSTAHLSLGSNRGNRQQQLADCVDYIHNHVATVVKVSGIYSSPAWGFESDEFYNCAITIHTFKTAHKLLEDLLSAESKAGRVRNGSGGYTARTIDIDIISFNNEVIREEGLTVPHPRMQDRNFVLVPLAEIGPEWQHPVLKKDVRTLLAQSRDEGICKFVSKLDVQLDKYRLNKFNYVAIEGNIGAGKTTLAGKLSEDFNAKLVLERFADNPFLPKFYADQPRYAFSLEMSFLADRYQQLSDDLSQFDLFRDFVVADYHIFKSLIFSKVTLSEDEYRLYRKLFDIIYKEMPKPDIYVYLYQNTETLLQHIKQRGREYEQDIQPEYLEKINRGYLDYIKSQPGLDVLVLDVSERDFVENQEDYVWILDEIHRFNNY, translated from the coding sequence ATGAAATTTCAGAGCACCGCACACTTATCACTTGGCAGCAATAGGGGCAACAGGCAGCAGCAACTGGCTGATTGTGTAGATTATATACACAATCATGTGGCTACTGTGGTAAAAGTTTCAGGGATTTACAGTTCTCCTGCCTGGGGCTTTGAGAGCGATGAGTTTTACAATTGTGCCATTACCATTCATACATTTAAAACCGCACATAAGCTTCTTGAAGATTTGCTGTCAGCAGAGTCAAAGGCGGGGCGGGTGCGTAACGGCAGTGGAGGCTATACGGCAAGGACGATAGACATCGACATCATTTCGTTTAATAATGAAGTGATACGCGAAGAAGGCCTCACAGTGCCACACCCGCGAATGCAGGATCGTAATTTTGTACTGGTGCCGCTGGCCGAGATTGGGCCTGAATGGCAACACCCTGTGTTGAAAAAAGACGTAAGGACACTCTTAGCGCAAAGCAGGGATGAGGGCATTTGCAAGTTTGTTTCAAAACTTGATGTACAGCTTGATAAGTACCGGCTAAATAAATTCAATTATGTTGCCATTGAAGGGAATATTGGTGCCGGAAAAACAACACTGGCTGGTAAGTTAAGCGAAGATTTTAACGCAAAGCTGGTATTGGAGCGTTTTGCTGATAACCCCTTCCTGCCAAAGTTTTATGCCGACCAGCCACGGTATGCGTTCTCGCTGGAGATGTCTTTTCTGGCTGACCGTTACCAACAGCTTAGCGATGACCTGTCTCAGTTTGATCTTTTCAGGGACTTTGTAGTAGCCGATTACCACATTTTTAAATCGCTTATATTTTCTAAAGTCACACTTAGTGAAGATGAGTATCGCCTGTACCGCAAGCTGTTTGACATCATCTACAAGGAAATGCCTAAGCCGGATATATACGTATACTTATACCAGAATACCGAAACATTGCTGCAACACATAAAACAGCGTGGCCGTGAATACGAGCAGGACATACAGCCGGAATACCTTGAAAAGATAAATCGTGGTTATCTGGATTATATCAAGTCACAGCCCGGCCTGGATGTTTTGGTATTAGATGTATCTGAACGGGATTTTGTTGAAAACCAGGAAGACTACGTCTGGATACTTGACGAGATACATCGCTTTAATAATTACTAG